CATGGGTATCCTGAACGTAACCCCCGATTCCTTTTCGGACGGGGGTCTTTTTTTGTCTCCGGACAAGGCCTTGCGCCATGCCGAGGCGCTGATCGAGGCGGGCGCCGACATCATCGACGTCGGGGGGGAGTCGACCCGGCCCGGGGCACGGCCGGTGAGCCCCGACGAGGAATGCGCGCGCGTGGTCCCGGTCGTCGCCGCCCTGCAGGCGCGTTTTCCCGTGCCGTTGTCGGTCGATACCTCGGAACCCCGGGTCATGAGCGAGGTGGTCGCGGCCGGGGCGTCGTTCATCAATGACGTACGCGCCTTGACGAGGCCTGGGGCCCTGGCGACAGCGGCCGACCTCGGGGTGCCGGTTTGTCTGATGCACGAACCGGCGGGGTCGTCCATGATAGGAACGCGTATTGCCGGGCGGGATGTGGTGACCGAGGTCCTCTCTTATCTCGAGGCGCGCCTGCAGGCGGCACAGGACGCCGGGATCCCGCGCGACCGCATCCTGATCGATCCGGGTTTTGGTTTTGGCAAGGACTTGGCCGAGAACCTGGCGCTGTTGCGGGCGTTGCCGAGGATCGCTCGGCTCGCACCCGTGCTGGCCGGCTTGTCGCGTAAGCGTATGACCGGTGAGCCCTGGGACCTGCCGGTGGACGGACGCTTGCATACGAGCATTGCGCTCGCGCTCGCGGCCATAGCGGGCGGCGCGCGGGTGGTACGCGTCCATGATGTGCGCGCGACGCAAGAAGCGGTACGCGCCTGGGAATGGGTATTCGAACCCAAGGAGTGGGTAGCGTGAGACGTCATTTTTTTGGCACCGATGGGATCCGTGGCCGGGTCGGCGAGGAACCGGTGACGCCGGAGACCGTGCTCAAGCTGGGCTGGGCCGCCGGGCGTGTGCTGTTGGCGGAGGGTGATGATCGCGGCAGCGTGCTGATCGGCAAGGATACGCGCATCTCGGGTTATCTCCTCGAGTCGGCGCTCGAGGCTGGCCTGTCCGCGGCGGGCGCGGACATCCGTCTCATAGGGCCCATGCCCACCCCGGGTATTGCCTATCTCACGCGTACGGCGCGTGCGCAGGCCGGCATCGTCATCAGCGCCTCGCACAATCCCTACGAGGACAATGGCATCAAGTTCTTCTCATCGTCGGGCACCAAATTGCCAGACGAGGTCGAGTGCGCCATCGAGGCCATGATGCGCAGGCCCATGCGCACCGTGCCCTCGGCCGAGCTTGGCAAGGTGCGGCGCTTCGCGGACGCCGCCGGCCGCTATATCGAATTCTGCAAGAGCACCTTCCCTTGCCGCCTGGGGCTCGGCGGACTGAAGGTGGTCGTGGATTGCGCCCATGGCGCCGCCTACCAGATCGCGCCCCACGTCTTCGAGGAGCTCGGCGCGCAGGTGGTGGCCATCGGCAACGCCCCGGACGGCTTCAATATCAACCGCGAATGCGGATCGACCTGCCCGGAGACCTTGCGCGCGGCGGTACTGAGCGAAAAGGCTGATCTCGGCATCGCGCTGGACGGCGATGGTGACCGGGTGATCATGGTCGATCACGCCGGCAGGGTCATCGACGGTGACCGCATCCTGTATATGATCGCGGCGCACCGCCAACGCATGGGAGTACCCGTGGCAGGCGTGGCCGGCACGCTCATGAGCAATGTCGGTCTGGAGCAGGCCTTAAGGCGCCTTGGCATCCCATTCGGGCGGGCGCCCGTGGGTGATCGCTATGTGATGGCGCTGCTCTCGGAGCGCGGCTGGGATCTGGGGGGCGAGGCCTCCGGACACGTGATCTGCCTCGACAAGGCGACCACCGGCGACGGCGTCATTGCCGCGCTGCAAGTACTGGCGGCGATGCGCGAGTCCGAGCGCAGTCTGGCCGAGTTGAGTGCAGGCATGCACGTCTACCCGCAGACCATCGTCAATGTGACCCTCAATCGCGGTGTGTCGGCGCGCGATGTCGTGCGTGCCCCGGCCGTGCTCGCCCTCTTGAGGGATGTGGAGCGGCTCCTGGGTCATGAGGGGCGGGTGGTCTTGCGGCCCTCCGGGACCGAGCCTGTCGTGCGCGTCATGGTCGAGGCCGCCGAGGCGCGCACGGTGACGGAGCTCACCGAACAGTTGGCCTCGGCCGTGGCCAAGGCCGCCGCCGAGGCCGATGTCGCCTGACCGTGATCACGGAGGGGGTTTTCCCCGGGTATGGGAAATTGCTTTCCCGTCGGCTTGCCGGTAACATCGGCGCGCATTTTGTAAAGAATACTTCGGGGGGAAGGCATGCGCCGGCCATTGGTCGTGGGAAACTGGAAGATGAACGGCCGCCGCCACACGGCACAGTCCCTGCTCGCAGCCGTGGCCGCCGAGGCCACCACATTCTCCGGTGTCGACGTCGTGGTGTGCCCGCCGCATTGCTATCTCGGGCTTGCCAGCGAACGGCTCGGCGACTGCCGGGGCATCGCCTGCGGGGCGCAGGATGTGAGCGCCTATACCGACGGGGCCTACACCGGTGAGGTCTCGGCGGATATGGCGCGCGACATGGGGTGCGAATTTGCTATCATAGGCCACTCGGAGCGGCGCACGCTGTTTGGAGAGACCGACGGTGTGGTGGCGCAGAAGTTCGCGCGCGCGCTGGCCGCCGATATGACACCCGTGCTGTGCGTGGGAGAGACGGCCGAGGAGCGCGATGCCGGGCGTACCCGCGAGGTCGTGCTCCGGCAAATCGATGCGGTGTTTGCCGCCTGCGGGACGCGCGCGTTTGACCGCGCGGTCGTGGCCTACGAGCCGGTGTGGGCGATCGGTACGGGGCGTGCCGCGAGCCCCGACGAGGCGCAGGCGGTGCATCGTGACATCCGTGACGCCGTGGCGCGCCACAATCCCGAGGCCGCCGCCGGTCTGCGGATATTGTACGGCGGCAGCGTCAAGGCGCAGAATGCCCGCGAGCTGTTTGCGCGGGCCGACATCGATGGCGGCTTGATCGGGGGCGCATCCCTCATCGCGGACGATTTCGTCGGTATTTGCCGGGCGGCCGGTTTCGGATCGGCGTGAGATTTTAAGGACGTCATGGCGACGGTTTTGATGGTCATACAGGTTTTGGTGGCGCTCGCGCTCATCGGTGTCGTGCTCGTACAGCACGGCAAGGGGGCGGATATGGGTGCCTCCTTTGGCGGCGGGTCCTCGCAGACCCTGTTTGGCGCGCGTGGTTCGGCCACGTTTTTAAGCCGCCTAACGGCCGTGCTGGCCACGCTGTTTTTTGCCACCAGTCTGGGGCTTGCCTACCTCTCGGCGCGCCCGCACTCGGTCCCGAGTGTGACCAGGCTTGTGCAGCATACGGCGCCGGCCGCCCCGGCGCCGCAGTCGGCTCCACCGTCTTCCGTGCCGGGCATACCGGTTCACAAGGCCCCCTAGAGAAGGGCCGGGAGAGGCGCGAGACATCGTTACATCAGCCGAAGTGGTGGAATTGGTAGACACGCCGTCTTGAGGGGGCGGTGGCGCAAGCTGTGCGGGTTCGAGTCCCGCCTTCGGCACCAATTATTCCTCCGGTCGACCCCTTCAGGGTGGGCTAACTGCTTGAAATAGAATAAATCTATCGCATGAGGCCGCTGCTTGACTTGGGTGCGCCGGGGTGCCTAGACTAGCCGACTCGCCAGCGATCAGCCGGTTTGAGGCCCCTTTTTGAGGAGAGCGGATGTTAAACGATTATCTGCCCATTCTGATATTCATAGGCGTCGCCCTTCTGGTCGGCGTCCTGCCAATGGTCCTAGGCCGCCTCGTCGCCCCGCATCACCCGGATTCCGCCAAGCTGTCACCGTATGAGTGTGGTTTCGAGGCCTTCGAGGATACGCGCATGAAGTTCGATGTGCGCTACTATCTCGTCGCGATTTTGTTCATTGTCTTTGATCTTGAGATTGCCTTTTTGTTCCCCTGGGCGGTGGCCCTGAAACAGATCGGACGGCCCGGTTTCCTGGCCATGGTCCTGTTTCTCGGAATTTTGATTGTGGGATTTGTCTACGAGTGGATGAAAGGGGCGCTTGAGTGGGAGTAGAAGGCGGTCTCGACAAGGGCTGGGTCGTCACGTCCGCCGACAAGCTCATCAATTGGACTCGGACCGGCTCGCTCTGGCCCATGACCTTCGGGCTTGCGTGCTGCGCGGTCGAGATGATGCATGCCGGCGCCGCGCGTTACGATCTCGATCGTTTCGGGGTGGTGTTTCGGCCGAGCCCGCGCCAATCCGACGTCATGATCGTGGCCGGTACGCTCGTCAACAAGATGGCCCCGGCCCTGCGCAAGGTCTATGACCAGATGGCTGAGCCGCGCTGGGTCATTTCCATGGGGTCATGTGCGAATGGAGGCGGTTATTATCACTATTCGTATTCGGTGGTGCGGGGCTGCGACCGGATCGTGCCGGTGGATGTCTATGTCCCCGGATGCCCGCCCACGGCCGAAGCGCTCCTCTACGGCATCATTCAACTTCAAAACAAGATTCGGCGCACGAATACGATCGCGCGCTGAATCGGATGCAACCGCTTAATTCATGACCACACAAGCGCATGAGGCCCTCCTCGACTACGCCCAAAAAACCCTGGGCGATGCCCTCGTCTCGGCCAAGACCGAGCACGGGGAGCTTACGCTCGAACTGGCGCGCGAAAAGTGGCGGTCTTGTGCCCATGTCCTGCGTGATGATCCCCGCCTTGGTTTCGAGCAGCTTATCGATCTTTGCGGCGTGGATTATCTGACTTATGGGGAACGCGAGCGATGCGCGCCGCGCTTTGCGGTCGTGGTCCACCTTCTGTCGCTGCGCCACAATCGGCGCGTGCGCCTGCGCACCTTTCTCGACGACGAGGGTCCGGTGGTGGCGTCCTTGACCGAGGTGTGGAATTCCGCCGATTGGTACGAACGCGAGGCCTTCGACCTGTTTGGCTTCATCTTCGAGGGTCACAAGGATCTGCGGCGGCTTCTGACCGACTATGGTTTCGTCGGCCACCCGTTCCGCAAGGATTTTCCGATCTCCGGACGGGTCGAGATGCGTTACGATCCGGACAAGCGGCGGGTGGTGTACGAACCTGTCAGTATCGAGCCGCGCGTGCTGGTGCCGCGCGTCATCCGCGAGGAGGGCTACGGTGGCCGAGATTCGTAATTACACCATGAACTTCGGGCCCCAGCACCCCGCCGCCCACGGCGTGTTGCGCCTGGTGCTGGAACTCGACGGCGAGGTCATAGAGCGCGCCGATCCGCACATAGGGCTTTTGCACCGCGCCACCGAAAAGCTTGCCGAAACGAAGCCCTACAACCAGTCGATTCCTTATATGGATCGGCTGGACTATGTGTCGATGATGGCCAATGAGCACGCCTACGTCATGGCCTTGGAGAAACTGCTGCAGGTCGACGTCCCGATCCGCGCGCAATACATCCGCGTGATGTTCGATGAGATCACGCGTATCCTGAATCATCTGCTGTGGCTTGGGGCGCACGCGCTCGATATCGGCGCCATGACGGTGTTCCTGTACGCCTTTCGTGAGCGCGAGGACCTGATGGACGCGTACGAGGCGGTGTCGGGCGCGCGCATGCATGCGAGCTACTACCGCGTGGGCGGGGTGTACCGTGATCTGCCGGACAGCATGCCCCGCTATAGCGTATCGCGCTGGCACGACGAGCAGGACGTGGCGCGCATGAATGCCAATCGCGGCGGGAGCCTGCTCGATTTCCTGGCCGACTTCTGCACGCGGTTCCCGGGCTACATCGATGACTACGAGACCTTGCTCACCGATAATCGC
The DNA window shown above is from Acidiferrobacter sp. SPIII_3 and carries:
- the folP gene encoding dihydropteroate synthase; the encoded protein is MAQTRKAAASWLRTDGRVAIMGILNVTPDSFSDGGLFLSPDKALRHAEALIEAGADIIDVGGESTRPGARPVSPDEECARVVPVVAALQARFPVPLSVDTSEPRVMSEVVAAGASFINDVRALTRPGALATAADLGVPVCLMHEPAGSSMIGTRIAGRDVVTEVLSYLEARLQAAQDAGIPRDRILIDPGFGFGKDLAENLALLRALPRIARLAPVLAGLSRKRMTGEPWDLPVDGRLHTSIALALAAIAGGARVVRVHDVRATQEAVRAWEWVFEPKEWVA
- the glmM gene encoding phosphoglucosamine mutase — its product is MRRHFFGTDGIRGRVGEEPVTPETVLKLGWAAGRVLLAEGDDRGSVLIGKDTRISGYLLESALEAGLSAAGADIRLIGPMPTPGIAYLTRTARAQAGIVISASHNPYEDNGIKFFSSSGTKLPDEVECAIEAMMRRPMRTVPSAELGKVRRFADAAGRYIEFCKSTFPCRLGLGGLKVVVDCAHGAAYQIAPHVFEELGAQVVAIGNAPDGFNINRECGSTCPETLRAAVLSEKADLGIALDGDGDRVIMVDHAGRVIDGDRILYMIAAHRQRMGVPVAGVAGTLMSNVGLEQALRRLGIPFGRAPVGDRYVMALLSERGWDLGGEASGHVICLDKATTGDGVIAALQVLAAMRESERSLAELSAGMHVYPQTIVNVTLNRGVSARDVVRAPAVLALLRDVERLLGHEGRVVLRPSGTEPVVRVMVEAAEARTVTELTEQLASAVAKAAAEADVA
- the tpiA gene encoding triose-phosphate isomerase, producing MRRPLVVGNWKMNGRRHTAQSLLAAVAAEATTFSGVDVVVCPPHCYLGLASERLGDCRGIACGAQDVSAYTDGAYTGEVSADMARDMGCEFAIIGHSERRTLFGETDGVVAQKFARALAADMTPVLCVGETAEERDAGRTREVVLRQIDAVFAACGTRAFDRAVVAYEPVWAIGTGRAASPDEAQAVHRDIRDAVARHNPEAAAGLRILYGGSVKAQNARELFARADIDGGLIGGASLIADDFVGICRAAGFGSA
- the secG gene encoding preprotein translocase subunit SecG, with product MATVLMVIQVLVALALIGVVLVQHGKGADMGASFGGGSSQTLFGARGSATFLSRLTAVLATLFFATSLGLAYLSARPHSVPSVTRLVQHTAPAAPAPQSAPPSSVPGIPVHKAP
- a CDS encoding NADH-quinone oxidoreductase subunit A yields the protein MLNDYLPILIFIGVALLVGVLPMVLGRLVAPHHPDSAKLSPYECGFEAFEDTRMKFDVRYYLVAILFIVFDLEIAFLFPWAVALKQIGRPGFLAMVLFLGILIVGFVYEWMKGALEWE
- a CDS encoding NADH-quinone oxidoreductase subunit B family protein, with the translated sequence MGVEGGLDKGWVVTSADKLINWTRTGSLWPMTFGLACCAVEMMHAGAARYDLDRFGVVFRPSPRQSDVMIVAGTLVNKMAPALRKVYDQMAEPRWVISMGSCANGGGYYHYSYSVVRGCDRIVPVDVYVPGCPPTAEALLYGIIQLQNKIRRTNTIAR
- a CDS encoding NADH-quinone oxidoreductase subunit C, which produces MTTQAHEALLDYAQKTLGDALVSAKTEHGELTLELAREKWRSCAHVLRDDPRLGFEQLIDLCGVDYLTYGERERCAPRFAVVVHLLSLRHNRRVRLRTFLDDEGPVVASLTEVWNSADWYEREAFDLFGFIFEGHKDLRRLLTDYGFVGHPFRKDFPISGRVEMRYDPDKRRVVYEPVSIEPRVLVPRVIREEGYGGRDS
- a CDS encoding NADH-quinone oxidoreductase subunit D gives rise to the protein MAEIRNYTMNFGPQHPAAHGVLRLVLELDGEVIERADPHIGLLHRATEKLAETKPYNQSIPYMDRLDYVSMMANEHAYVMALEKLLQVDVPIRAQYIRVMFDEITRILNHLLWLGAHALDIGAMTVFLYAFREREDLMDAYEAVSGARMHASYYRVGGVYRDLPDSMPRYSVSRWHDEQDVARMNANRGGSLLDFLADFCTRFPGYIDDYETLLTDNRIWKQRTVGIGVVSAERALQLGFTGPMLRGSGVEWDLRKKQPYEVYDKLDFDIPVGVHGDCYDRYLVRVEEMRQSNRIVAQCIDWLRANPGPVIAADHKIVPPSRAEMKADMEALIHHFKLFTEGYSVPEGEAYAAVEHPKGEFGIYLVSDGANKPFRVKIRAPGFAHLAALDEMTRGHMIADVVAIIGTQDIVFGEIDR